The following proteins are encoded in a genomic region of Streptomyces cathayae:
- a CDS encoding acyl-CoA dehydrogenase family protein, whose protein sequence is MDFAFDARTEELRARLLAFMDEYVYPAEQVAHEQRAGLASPWDTVPVVEDLKAEARRQGLWNLFLPDSTYGAGLTNLQYAPLAEITGRSPQLAPTATNCAAPDTGNMEVLAQFGDEQQQKQWLEPLLTGEIRSAFAMTEPEVASSDATNITTHIERDGDSYVVTGRKWYISGAMHPDCRIFIVMGKTDPDGADIRRQQSMILVPRDTPGVTIERAMQVFGYEDHSHGGHAEVVFDRARVPVANLIGEEGGGFAIAQARLGPGRIHHCMRLIGMAERAIELMCRRAVSRDAFGKPLAQQGVVQNWIADARVAVEQLRLLVLKTAWMMDTVGNRGAHTEIQAIKIATPRTVVGILDRAIQLYGAGGVSQDFPLAELYAAARTLMIADGPDEVHQRSLARRELKKYL, encoded by the coding sequence ATGGACTTCGCGTTCGACGCGCGCACCGAGGAGCTGCGCGCCAGACTGCTCGCCTTCATGGACGAGTACGTCTACCCGGCCGAGCAGGTCGCCCACGAGCAGCGCGCCGGGCTGGCCTCGCCCTGGGACACCGTCCCCGTGGTGGAGGACCTCAAGGCCGAGGCCCGCCGGCAGGGGCTGTGGAACCTGTTCCTGCCCGACTCCACGTACGGTGCCGGCCTCACCAACCTCCAGTACGCCCCGCTCGCCGAGATCACGGGCCGCTCCCCGCAGCTGGCGCCCACCGCCACCAACTGCGCGGCGCCCGACACCGGGAACATGGAGGTGCTGGCCCAGTTCGGCGACGAGCAGCAGCAGAAGCAGTGGCTGGAGCCCCTGCTGACGGGGGAGATCCGCTCGGCGTTCGCGATGACCGAGCCGGAGGTGGCTTCCTCGGACGCCACCAACATCACCACGCACATCGAGCGGGACGGCGACTCGTACGTCGTCACGGGCCGCAAGTGGTACATCTCCGGGGCGATGCACCCGGACTGCAGGATCTTCATCGTGATGGGCAAGACCGACCCGGACGGGGCGGACATCCGCCGCCAGCAGTCGATGATCCTCGTGCCCCGCGACACGCCCGGCGTCACGATCGAGCGCGCCATGCAGGTGTTCGGCTACGAGGACCACTCCCACGGCGGCCACGCCGAGGTGGTCTTCGACCGTGCGCGCGTGCCGGTGGCGAACCTGATCGGTGAGGAGGGCGGCGGTTTCGCCATCGCCCAGGCGCGGCTCGGCCCCGGCCGGATCCACCACTGCATGCGGTTGATCGGCATGGCCGAGCGGGCGATCGAGCTGATGTGCCGGCGGGCCGTGTCCCGTGACGCCTTCGGCAAGCCACTGGCCCAGCAGGGCGTGGTGCAGAACTGGATCGCGGACGCGCGGGTCGCGGTCGAGCAGCTGCGGCTGCTGGTGCTGAAGACGGCCTGGATGATGGACACCGTGGGCAACCGAGGTGCCCACACCGAGATCCAGGCCATCAAGATCGCCACCCCGCGCACGGTCGTCGGCATCCTCGACCGGGCCATCCAGCTGTACGGGGCGGGCGGGGTCAGCCAGGACTTCCCGCTGGCCGAGCTGTACGCCGCCGCCCGCACGCTGATGATCGCCGACGGCCCGGACGAGGTGCACCAGCGGTCGCTGGCGCGGCGGGAGCTGAAGAAGTACCTGTGA
- a CDS encoding AAA family ATPase — translation MTIRGPSSPAPAGAGLRGVHRSGTGPLSSGHKIVLLTMTRLIEHVDERTLVIIDEPEAHLHPPLLAAFMRALSDLLAQRNGLAIVATHSPVVLQEIPAHCVWILRRHGRHLGAARPRIQTYGENVGMLTHEVFGLEVGEAGFLQELRRLTRQGYTYDDVLAHFGDRLGSEARLVLSALLSTGGGAADAPEGSH, via the coding sequence ATCACCATAAGAGGCCCCTCCTCCCCGGCCCCTGCCGGGGCCGGGCTCAGAGGTGTCCACCGCTCGGGGACAGGTCCCCTCAGCTCCGGGCATAAGATCGTCCTGCTCACCATGACCCGGCTGATCGAGCACGTCGACGAACGCACCCTGGTGATCATCGATGAACCCGAGGCCCACCTCCACCCGCCACTGCTCGCCGCGTTCATGCGGGCCCTGTCGGACCTGCTGGCCCAGCGCAACGGCCTCGCCATCGTCGCCACGCACTCTCCTGTCGTCCTTCAGGAGATACCAGCCCATTGCGTGTGGATCCTGCGCCGCCACGGCCGGCATCTCGGGGCCGCCAGACCCCGCATCCAGACCTACGGCGAGAACGTCGGCATGCTCACCCACGAGGTCTTCGGCCTTGAGGTTGGAGAAGCAGGCTTCCTGCAGGAACTGCGCCGCCTGACCAGGCAGGGCTACACCTACGACGACGTACTCGCCCACTTCGGGGACCGGCTGGGCAGCGAGGCGCGGCTCGTCCTGAGCGCCTTGCTCAGCACAGGGGGCGGCGCGGCCGATGCACCGGAGGGAAGCCACTGA
- a CDS encoding multiubiquitin domain-containing protein, protein MTFEQVVDLAYPGQPPNDQDTYTVRYSRGHDGHGTGSLTAGHSVRVKKGMVFDAYRTSRS, encoded by the coding sequence ATCACCTTCGAGCAGGTCGTCGACCTGGCCTACCCCGGCCAGCCGCCGAACGACCAGGACACCTACACCGTCCGCTACAGCCGCGGCCACGACGGCCACGGAACGGGCAGCCTCACCGCTGGCCACAGCGTCAGAGTGAAGAAGGGGATGGTCTTCGATGCCTACCGCACTTCTCGCTCGTGA
- a CDS encoding HNH endonuclease codes for MRRMELPAFDVRTTYTTCISIARPAAKSRLKTFEEAVVKAGEQYEAAAKNHTLHDLTDVADHPGDATDRKQLRKVYTDRMARKDTPGYEIYNAIKNAAEDLCPLCGIGKVETLDHQLPKSNYPLLAVVPANLVPACRDCNTGKADASPAAAEAQALHPYFDEFSRTAWLAARLVWKTATKPMTAQFFVDAPSAWAPAFVARLQAHLDLFNLSERYALQVGSHLSTLSFMFAALPGDGVGRLLASQAEAWTHTNPNSWESAFYRTLVADSWYVNGGWRQAAGPQPPALAPEELQNPDLITGQLPG; via the coding sequence ATGCGCCGCATGGAACTGCCCGCCTTCGATGTGCGCACCACATACACCACATGCATCAGCATCGCCCGGCCCGCGGCCAAGTCGCGCCTGAAGACCTTTGAGGAAGCTGTCGTTAAGGCCGGCGAGCAGTACGAGGCGGCAGCGAAGAACCACACCCTGCACGACCTCACCGACGTGGCAGACCACCCCGGCGACGCCACGGACCGCAAGCAGCTCAGGAAGGTCTACACCGACCGCATGGCCAGGAAGGACACCCCTGGCTACGAGATCTACAACGCCATCAAGAATGCGGCCGAAGACCTCTGCCCCCTGTGCGGCATCGGCAAGGTCGAGACCCTCGACCACCAGCTCCCCAAGAGCAACTACCCGCTGCTCGCGGTGGTCCCGGCCAACCTCGTGCCCGCCTGCCGCGACTGCAACACCGGAAAGGCGGACGCATCACCGGCAGCCGCCGAAGCCCAGGCCCTGCACCCCTACTTCGACGAATTCTCCCGCACCGCCTGGCTTGCCGCACGTCTCGTCTGGAAGACCGCGACCAAGCCGATGACGGCGCAGTTCTTCGTCGACGCGCCCTCTGCATGGGCCCCGGCGTTCGTCGCCCGACTGCAAGCCCACCTCGACTTGTTCAACCTCAGCGAGCGCTACGCCCTCCAGGTCGGCAGCCACCTCTCCACGCTCTCCTTCATGTTCGCCGCCCTGCCCGGCGACGGAGTCGGCCGCCTGCTTGCATCGCAAGCCGAGGCATGGACGCACACCAATCCCAACAGCTGGGAGAGCGCGTTCTACCGAACACTGGTCGCCGACTCCTGGTACGTCAACGGCGGCTGGCGGCAGGCCGCCGGGCCACAGCCCCCTGCCCTCGCACCCGAAGAGCTCCAGAATCCGGACCTCATCACGGGCCAACTCCCCGGGTAG
- a CDS encoding DUF3892 domain-containing protein produces the protein MAIQITAVRLSTGGTTHEHITHLWWTEQASGKTGDNTRAQIVDWIENQAGKAYTSDRAGHRTEVAVVTPARGEKYLRTRADGVWTNNLLALPRR, from the coding sequence ATGGCTATTCAGATCACCGCGGTGCGCCTGTCGACCGGCGGCACCACGCACGAACACATCACCCACCTGTGGTGGACCGAGCAGGCGTCCGGCAAGACCGGCGACAACACGCGGGCGCAGATCGTCGACTGGATTGAGAACCAGGCCGGCAAGGCCTACACCAGCGACCGAGCCGGGCACCGCACGGAAGTCGCCGTGGTGACGCCCGCCCGAGGCGAGAAGTACCTGAGGACCCGCGCCGACGGCGTGTGGACCAACAACCTCCTCGCCCTTCCCCGGCGCTGA
- a CDS encoding helix-turn-helix domain-containing protein, translating into MGRHERELSARAVEMTEVARQLRLVRRLAGLTYDQLAQATGLSTTKLYRAANGWRTPWAVVEAFVRGCGADPGIVREQWRNAISVPAGATFDVARIKSITTFTQLREAMHELRIASGLSLRELSLRAGPGRLPRSTLSEALRGLAPLREDLVKAFVQALRLGPEQEAAWGAAWDRARRTGSAHQEVLQVVPSPHLLRALSDLALPEWHCLTELVDSALDRHEQTSVTGSAVITPLEVSIDYHKDTDGRETAIVVRDRSPGMDHSELLESVRLGWTRSGSRPTSGIGFNVATWQLGHVVTVRTARREAAAWSVLTLDLRALTHDAQWNAPMRLEPKQRQDEHGTEITIRELRNSRPRQIRQLRNKLGDIYSYLIREDRLRLALNGRIVAARLPCAWDAARTVQRREGPVSARQDIDVTLATVQHCQDCSQSSALDATSCSECGSRRLVPLPHRVWGWLGVQRYLHSTDYGIDFYRNGRKILVRDKSLFSWSDDDTGETHVEYPVGLPGGQGRIIGEIHCDHVPVTWTKNAFVTDSSQWRGVVRVVRGQGPLGALQSKRLSYPLNTSPLAVLFRAYRRNDPGLRHLVPGDGMRAVHDRAREWGNAFHQGQSAFQSDRVWYDAAATHDAQRLGLTEDRGPDEALIAQLLDHFEDRSPDDIQQFVAQQTTDQTVTGMDSGINHGDPSRRPRAVVRCEYLYEQEARTTKQGRVRHRTVHQRLRVSNIGTSPADHLRIDIEPVGDGNSPTIVDTRKGKPDVVVERLLGHTHIDFPMALTLGTAPQARLTARWEEDGEPFEVTQFINWM; encoded by the coding sequence ATGGGACGTCACGAGCGCGAGCTGAGTGCCCGAGCCGTGGAGATGACCGAGGTGGCGCGTCAGCTTCGTCTGGTGCGCCGCCTGGCCGGCCTCACCTACGACCAGTTGGCGCAGGCGACAGGGCTGAGCACGACCAAGCTGTACCGGGCTGCCAACGGCTGGCGGACCCCGTGGGCGGTCGTCGAGGCGTTCGTCCGCGGCTGCGGGGCAGATCCTGGCATCGTTCGCGAGCAGTGGCGGAATGCGATATCTGTACCTGCAGGTGCCACCTTCGACGTTGCCCGGATCAAAAGCATCACCACGTTCACGCAGCTGCGGGAGGCCATGCACGAGCTACGCATTGCCAGTGGCCTGAGTCTGCGCGAGCTGTCGTTGCGTGCCGGGCCCGGAAGGCTGCCGCGCAGCACGCTGAGCGAGGCGCTGCGCGGCTTAGCCCCTCTGCGCGAGGATCTCGTCAAGGCTTTCGTGCAGGCGCTGCGACTGGGCCCTGAGCAAGAGGCGGCTTGGGGAGCGGCGTGGGACCGAGCCAGGCGGACCGGGTCAGCCCATCAGGAGGTCCTTCAGGTTGTGCCCTCGCCCCATCTCCTCAGGGCTCTGTCCGATCTGGCGTTGCCGGAGTGGCACTGCCTGACCGAACTCGTGGACAGTGCGCTGGACAGGCATGAACAGACGTCTGTGACCGGATCGGCTGTGATCACTCCCCTGGAAGTGTCGATCGATTATCACAAGGACACCGATGGGCGTGAGACCGCGATCGTGGTCCGTGACCGGAGCCCTGGAATGGACCATTCGGAGCTGCTCGAATCAGTTCGTCTGGGCTGGACCCGCAGCGGCAGTCGGCCCACGTCCGGAATCGGGTTCAACGTTGCCACCTGGCAGCTTGGCCACGTCGTCACGGTGCGCACCGCCCGGCGTGAGGCCGCGGCCTGGAGCGTGCTGACTCTTGACCTGCGGGCTTTGACGCATGACGCGCAGTGGAACGCGCCGATGCGTCTTGAGCCCAAGCAGCGGCAGGACGAACACGGCACCGAGATCACCATCCGTGAACTGCGCAACTCGCGACCTCGGCAGATCCGTCAGCTACGCAACAAGCTCGGCGACATTTACAGCTACTTGATCCGGGAAGACCGGCTGCGCCTGGCGTTGAATGGGCGCATCGTTGCTGCCCGGTTGCCCTGCGCCTGGGATGCGGCGCGAACGGTCCAGCGTCGCGAGGGCCCGGTGTCGGCCCGACAAGACATCGACGTGACGCTGGCCACGGTGCAACACTGTCAGGACTGCTCACAATCCAGTGCTTTGGACGCCACTTCGTGCAGCGAATGCGGCAGCCGTCGCCTGGTCCCACTCCCCCACCGTGTGTGGGGATGGCTCGGTGTGCAGCGCTACCTGCACTCCACTGACTACGGCATCGACTTCTACCGCAACGGACGCAAGATCTTGGTCCGGGACAAGAGCCTGTTCAGCTGGAGTGACGACGACACCGGCGAGACGCACGTGGAGTACCCGGTCGGACTGCCCGGCGGGCAGGGACGCATCATCGGCGAGATCCACTGTGATCACGTTCCGGTCACTTGGACCAAGAATGCTTTTGTTACCGACAGCTCACAGTGGCGCGGTGTAGTACGCGTTGTACGAGGCCAGGGCCCTTTGGGAGCCCTCCAAAGCAAGCGTCTAAGCTACCCGCTCAACACCAGCCCGCTGGCCGTGCTCTTCCGGGCCTACCGCAGGAACGATCCCGGTCTGAGGCACCTCGTTCCGGGAGACGGCATGCGGGCCGTCCATGACCGGGCACGGGAGTGGGGGAACGCGTTTCACCAGGGTCAGTCCGCATTCCAGAGCGACCGAGTCTGGTACGACGCCGCAGCAACGCATGACGCCCAGCGCTTGGGCCTCACCGAAGACCGCGGCCCCGACGAAGCGCTTATCGCCCAGCTCCTGGACCACTTCGAGGACCGCAGCCCCGACGACATTCAGCAGTTCGTTGCCCAGCAGACAACGGACCAGACGGTTACCGGCATGGACAGCGGTATCAACCATGGGGATCCATCTCGCCGTCCTCGGGCCGTGGTGCGCTGCGAGTACCTGTACGAACAGGAGGCAAGGACCACCAAGCAGGGCCGCGTCAGGCACCGAACCGTGCACCAGCGACTGCGGGTGAGCAACATCGGTACCAGTCCTGCAGATCACCTGCGAATCGATATCGAACCAGTCGGCGACGGCAACTCCCCCACCATCGTGGACACACGCAAGGGGAAGCCCGACGTGGTGGTCGAGCGGCTTCTCGGCCACACCCACATCGACTTCCCGATGGCCCTGACTCTGGGCACGGCTCCTCAGGCACGGCTCACCGCAAGGTGGGAGGAAGACGGCGAGCCGTTCGAGGTAACCCAGTTCATCAATTGGATGTGA
- a CDS encoding ThiF family adenylyltransferase → MPTALLARDPDLARLLDDGYDVVVHAGHIIVRHIPYVTENRTVEHGFLAYPMTVSGDRLVSGTDHRIWFSGSAPCDEHGRPLALVNPEIRVIAEGIQANFMLSSKPSPDGYPDEYTKITAYARIIADQAHALDSTATPTPGAAWQEIEDDSPFAYRDTATSRAGIAAVNRRFQGHRIVIVGLGGSGSYILDQVAKTEVDSILLIDGDTFDNHNAFRAPGAPTLDTLRDRPPKATYLASVYANMHQGVSACEQYLDEDNLDLLTGATFVFLASDDAASKPMVIDWLEAHDVPFIDVGMGIEEIDGRLSGLLRVTTSLPGRRDAARRRIPQPAPERDAYARNIQTADLNALNAVLAVIRWKRSIGIYADATDESHTTYSLITNEIANEDLP, encoded by the coding sequence ATGCCTACCGCACTTCTCGCTCGTGACCCCGACCTGGCCCGCCTCCTCGACGACGGCTACGACGTCGTCGTCCACGCAGGCCACATCATCGTCCGGCACATCCCGTACGTCACCGAGAACCGCACCGTCGAACACGGCTTCCTCGCCTACCCCATGACCGTCAGCGGGGACCGCCTGGTCTCCGGAACCGACCACCGCATCTGGTTCAGCGGTTCCGCCCCCTGCGACGAGCACGGCCGCCCCCTGGCCCTCGTCAATCCGGAGATCCGGGTGATCGCCGAGGGTATACAGGCGAACTTCATGCTCTCCAGCAAACCCAGCCCCGACGGCTACCCCGACGAGTACACGAAGATCACCGCGTACGCGAGGATCATCGCCGACCAGGCACACGCACTCGATTCCACGGCCACCCCCACCCCCGGCGCCGCATGGCAGGAGATCGAGGACGACAGCCCCTTCGCCTACCGCGACACCGCCACCTCCCGCGCCGGTATCGCGGCCGTCAACCGCCGATTTCAAGGCCACCGCATCGTGATCGTCGGCCTCGGAGGCAGCGGAAGCTATATCCTCGACCAGGTCGCCAAAACTGAGGTCGACTCGATCCTCCTCATCGACGGCGACACCTTTGACAACCACAATGCCTTCCGGGCCCCCGGCGCCCCCACCCTCGACACCCTGCGTGACCGCCCGCCCAAGGCGACCTACCTTGCCTCGGTCTACGCGAACATGCACCAAGGCGTGTCCGCCTGCGAGCAATACCTCGATGAGGACAATCTCGACCTGCTCACCGGCGCCACGTTCGTGTTCCTCGCCTCCGACGACGCGGCGAGCAAGCCGATGGTCATCGACTGGCTCGAAGCCCACGACGTACCGTTCATCGATGTCGGCATGGGCATCGAAGAGATCGATGGCCGCCTCAGCGGCCTCCTGCGCGTCACCACCAGCCTCCCGGGCCGCCGAGACGCAGCCCGCCGCCGCATCCCCCAGCCGGCGCCCGAACGCGACGCCTACGCACGCAACATTCAGACCGCGGATCTCAACGCGCTCAACGCCGTCCTGGCCGTCATCCGCTGGAAACGCTCCATCGGTATCTACGCCGACGCCACCGACGAGAGCCACACCACGTACTCATTGATCACTAACGAGATCGCCAACGAGGACCTGCCGTGA
- a CDS encoding DUF6527 family protein, with protein sequence MDAGVLYVSIPYRTCGHLCCCGCGHEVITPLSPAQWSITYDGENVSLTPSIGSWALPCRSHYWIHGGRVRWSRRYSAAEIAQNRERDRRLLARNSEEHRPGALTRLRRHLQSWRW encoded by the coding sequence ATGGACGCAGGGGTTCTGTACGTCTCGATCCCCTACCGCACTTGCGGTCACCTCTGCTGTTGCGGTTGCGGCCACGAGGTCATCACACCACTCTCCCCAGCTCAATGGTCCATCACCTACGACGGTGAGAACGTGTCTCTCACCCCCTCGATTGGCAGCTGGGCGCTCCCTTGCCGGTCGCACTACTGGATCCATGGCGGCCGTGTCCGATGGAGCCGGCGCTACTCGGCGGCAGAAATCGCCCAGAACAGGGAGCGTGACCGTCGCCTGCTCGCCCGAAATTCCGAAGAGCACAGGCCAGGGGCGCTGACCAGGCTACGTCGCCACCTGCAGTCGTGGCGCTGGTAG
- a CDS encoding IS3 family transposase (programmed frameshift), with product MVMKVYSPEFKADAVALYLSDPSHTFEGIGKDLGISRETLRNWVRAERARRGKSGAMIKSTKDVPVSEATKEELEAEIAALRAENKDLRKQNATLATERDILRKATKFFRRRDELVNRFKFIEDHHRAWGVKRLCHVLEVARSSFYKWRAGREARAARERADAALAERIRAVHAEWDGTYGRPRITAELRDAGERVNHKRVGRVMRKYGIAGLRLRRRQVTTMPEPSATPVPDLLGRDFTASMPNTKYVGDITYLPVGDGEFLYLATVIDCFSRRLVGWSIADHMRTSLVADALQAAAATRGSLAGAVFHSDHGAQYTSRQFADICAELGVRQSMGAVGTSADNALAESFNAALKRETLRGARRFDGARACRLAVFRWTTRYNTRRRHSANGQQAPIAYEQQSATLTLAA from the exons ATGGTGATGAAGGTCTATTCGCCCGAGTTCAAGGCGGACGCTGTCGCGCTGTACCTGTCGGATCCGAGCCACACCTTCGAGGGCATCGGCAAGGACCTGGGGATCAGCCGGGAGACGCTGCGCAACTGGGTACGGGCCGAGCGGGCCCGCCGCGGCAAGAGCGGCGCCATGATCAAGAGCACGAAGGACGTCCCGGTGAGCGAGGCCACGAAGGAAGAGCTGGAGGCCGAGATAGCGGCCCTGCGCGCGGAGAACAAGGACCTGCGCAAGCAGAACGCGACACTGGCCACCGAACGGGACATTCTCCGCAAGGCGACGAAGT TTTTTCGCCGCCGAGATGAATTGGTGAACCGCTTCAAGTTCATTGAGGACCACCACCGCGCCTGGGGCGTGAAGCGGTTGTGTCACGTGCTGGAGGTGGCCCGCTCCAGCTTCTACAAATGGCGGGCCGGCCGGGAGGCCCGCGCCGCGCGTGAGCGGGCGGACGCCGCGCTCGCCGAGCGGATCCGGGCCGTGCACGCCGAGTGGGACGGCACCTACGGCCGGCCCCGGATCACCGCCGAGCTGCGCGACGCCGGTGAGCGCGTGAACCACAAGCGCGTCGGACGGGTCATGCGCAAGTACGGCATCGCCGGGCTGCGGCTGCGCAGGCGCCAGGTCACCACCATGCCCGAGCCGTCCGCCACGCCCGTGCCGGACCTGCTTGGGCGCGACTTCACCGCAAGCATGCCGAACACCAAGTACGTCGGCGACATCACCTACCTGCCGGTGGGCGACGGCGAGTTCCTGTATCTGGCGACCGTGATCGACTGCTTCTCGCGCCGTCTGGTGGGCTGGTCGATCGCCGATCACATGCGCACCTCGCTGGTCGCCGACGCGCTCCAGGCAGCTGCCGCGACCCGCGGCAGCCTGGCCGGAGCCGTATTCCACAGCGATCACGGAGCGCAGTACACCTCTCGCCAATTCGCCGATATATGCGCCGAGTTGGGGGTGCGGCAGTCCATGGGCGCGGTCGGCACGAGCGCGGACAACGCGCTCGCCGAGAGCTTCAACGCGGCCCTCAAACGCGAGACGCTCCGCGGCGCCCGCCGCTTCGACGGGGCCCGCGCCTGCCGCCTGGCCGTCTTCCGCTGGACCACCCGCTACAACACCCGCCGACGACACTCGGCGAACGGACAGCAGGCACCGATCGCCTACGAGCAACAGTCGGCTACCCTGACACTCGCCGCATAA
- a CDS encoding ImmA/IrrE family metallo-endopeptidase: MVNYVLAGAARTQAAAMIQELEAARPGAAERLAQGALAELRTWPELTVLEVDENLTEQGCSVAGAYDFGPPPHLSVATSASRARRDFTALHELGHHLQKNSFALMEPFSREPDGGLLLEDAACDAFAAEILLPAPLVHQHLDTKGPTASAITQLWQASNASRMAVCVRAAQHLPAPGHILLLDTTGNLAFAASHGERPLRRGSFQGDIAVIDRALTGSGHARGLTQVRYRDGIFGRELHTDTAPMDGYLVAVLVTDSAPWRAFTPPTPDTGPQSRDYICANCGEEHRSFAPACRRCRIPPCPDCGRCACPPRVPERLCPSCFTLHPPSMFSAGSDRCLDCD; the protein is encoded by the coding sequence ATGGTCAACTACGTGCTCGCCGGCGCCGCCCGCACCCAGGCCGCCGCCATGATCCAGGAACTCGAAGCGGCCCGTCCCGGCGCGGCCGAGCGTCTGGCACAAGGCGCCCTCGCGGAGCTGAGAACCTGGCCCGAGCTGACCGTCCTGGAGGTCGACGAGAATCTGACGGAACAAGGGTGCAGCGTCGCCGGGGCGTACGACTTCGGCCCGCCACCGCACCTGTCCGTCGCCACGTCCGCCAGCCGTGCACGGCGGGACTTTACCGCCCTGCACGAATTGGGCCACCACCTGCAGAAGAACAGCTTCGCCCTCATGGAGCCCTTCAGCAGGGAACCCGACGGCGGCCTCCTCCTGGAGGACGCGGCCTGCGACGCGTTCGCCGCCGAGATCCTGCTCCCCGCACCCCTCGTCCACCAGCACCTGGACACCAAAGGACCCACCGCCTCGGCGATCACCCAGCTGTGGCAGGCGAGCAACGCCTCCCGCATGGCGGTCTGCGTACGAGCCGCCCAGCATCTTCCCGCGCCCGGACACATCCTCCTCCTCGACACCACAGGAAACCTCGCCTTCGCCGCCTCCCACGGCGAGCGACCCCTGCGGCGCGGCAGCTTCCAAGGCGACATAGCCGTCATCGACCGCGCGCTGACCGGCTCCGGCCACGCACGAGGGCTGACCCAGGTCCGCTACCGCGACGGCATCTTCGGACGGGAACTGCACACCGACACCGCGCCCATGGACGGCTACCTCGTCGCTGTCCTCGTCACAGACTCCGCCCCCTGGCGCGCCTTCACCCCGCCCACCCCCGACACCGGCCCCCAGTCACGCGACTATATCTGCGCGAACTGCGGCGAAGAGCACCGCTCCTTCGCCCCCGCCTGCCGACGCTGCCGCATCCCCCCGTGCCCCGACTGCGGCCGCTGCGCCTGCCCGCCCCGCGTCCCCGAACGCCTCTGCCCAAGCTGCTTCACCCTGCACCCGCCCTCGATGTTCTCTGCGGGCAGCGACCGCTGTCTCGACTGCGACTGA
- a CDS encoding phosphotransferase family protein — protein sequence MSPDHPPGLDLDRLRGLLDRERHGLAQGPLTGRLIEGGRSNLTYAVSDGTSTWVVRRPPLGHVLATAHDMKREHRVISALHPTDVPVPCPVLLCEDEEVLGAPFYVMEFIEGTPYRTAAQLAPLGEERARSAVLSLVDTLVGLHAVDPVEAGLADFGRPEGFLDRQLRRWGKQLAASRSRELAGIDELHAALGRALPHSPAPTVVHGDYRLDNVLIGADDRIRAVLDWEMSTLGDPLTDLGLLAMYSTPLNLPDSPVSTTAEAPGHPSPAELIERYAARSGRDVSAVSWYTAFAWFKLAVILEGIHYRYTLDQTVGRGFDRIGELVPVFIEHGLTTLQEG from the coding sequence ATGAGCCCCGACCACCCGCCCGGACTCGATCTCGACCGGCTGCGCGGCCTGCTCGACCGAGAGCGGCACGGGCTGGCACAGGGCCCCCTGACCGGCCGGCTGATCGAGGGCGGACGGTCGAATCTGACGTACGCGGTCTCGGACGGCACCTCGACGTGGGTCGTACGGCGCCCTCCGCTCGGCCACGTCCTGGCCACCGCACACGACATGAAGCGCGAGCACCGGGTGATCAGCGCCCTGCACCCGACCGACGTGCCGGTGCCGTGCCCGGTGCTGCTGTGCGAGGACGAGGAGGTGCTGGGCGCGCCGTTCTACGTCATGGAGTTCATCGAGGGCACCCCGTACCGCACCGCCGCCCAGCTCGCCCCGCTGGGCGAGGAGCGCGCCCGGAGCGCCGTGCTGTCGCTGGTGGACACCCTCGTCGGGCTGCACGCGGTGGACCCCGTCGAGGCGGGCCTCGCCGACTTCGGCCGCCCCGAGGGCTTCCTGGACCGGCAGCTGCGGCGCTGGGGCAAGCAGCTGGCCGCCTCCCGCAGCCGCGAGCTCGCCGGCATCGACGAACTGCACGCGGCGCTCGGACGCGCGCTGCCCCATTCCCCCGCGCCGACCGTGGTGCACGGCGACTACCGGCTCGACAACGTCCTGATCGGGGCCGACGACCGGATCCGGGCGGTCCTCGACTGGGAGATGTCCACGCTCGGCGACCCGCTGACCGACCTCGGCCTGCTGGCGATGTACAGCACGCCGCTGAACCTGCCCGACTCCCCCGTCTCCACGACGGCCGAGGCACCCGGGCATCCCTCCCCCGCCGAACTGATCGAGCGGTACGCCGCCCGCTCGGGACGCGACGTCTCCGCGGTGTCCTGGTACACGGCGTTCGCCTGGTTCAAGCTCGCCGTGATCCTCGAGGGCATCCACTACCGCTACACGCTCGACCAGACGGTCGGCCGCGGTTTCGACCGCATCGGCGAACTGGTCCCCGTCTTCATCGAGCACGGTCTGACCACTCTTCAGGAAGGCTGA